The DNA window ATTCCTGTCCGCGTGGAGAACCTCCTCCCGGCGGGCAAGAACATGGGCACCACCCACATCACCAACGGGTGTTACCGCCTGCACCCCGTCGAGTGGAACGTGGGCGAGGCGGCGGGCGCGCTGGCGGCGTACTGCCTGGAGCGGGGCCTCACGCCGCGCCAGGTACGGAACACGGCGGGGCACCTGCAAGACTTCCAGGCCCTCCTCACGGTGGACCTCGGCTTCGAGCTGGCGTGGCCGGAGCGTTACCGCCTGACGGCCTCACCGGGGTTCTGAGGAAGAGCGGCGGTCAGCGCCCGCTTGAGGGTGATGGAGTTCTTCCACATCCCCAGCGCGAGGGTGTGACGGGGTAAGTCAGAGACCTCCTGCACCCGAGCACCCGGAAGCTGCCCCTGCAACCACTCCGCCTCTTCCCGCAAGGAGAGGACGCGGCCCACCTCTCCCCCCTTCAGGGCGGCCAGGGCCTCGCCAGCATGGTCGTAGGAGGTGAAGTCCTGGCCCTGGCGGTCGGCCCAGTCGTACGCCTCCTCGGCGTTCAGCCCCCAGTGGTTCGCCAGCACGCCGAGGGACTTGGCCGGGTCGAACGTCAGGAGCGCCCAGCCCGTCTCGGCGTAGGGCAGCGGTTGCATGAGGGCTTGCGTTTCCGGCGAGACGACGATGCCGCCCGCGAGCACCTGACACGACTCCGGGCGTAGTCCCCAGTCCACCGGGTCGGGGGTCGTGCCCCAGGAGGCCTGGAGGTTCCATTCGAGCGAGGTGCCGATCCGGGCGGCGGCGCGGCGCAGCAACTCGGCCTCCTGTCCCCGCGCCCCGTCCTCCGTGGCGGTGACGAAGGGGGGCAATTCGGCGGGGATGCACACGCTCATCACCCCCGCCTGCCGCACGAGCGCGAGGGAGTTGTCGGGGGGAAGTTGCCGGAGCCCCAGGTACGCGAG is part of the Deinococcus aestuarii genome and encodes:
- a CDS encoding substrate-binding periplasmic protein encodes the protein MTVRRGPVGPPPRPRRWRPSGSTVFIIVGVLAYLGLRQLPPDNSLALVRQAGVMSVCIPAELPPFVTATEDGARGQEAELLRRAAARIGTSLEWNLQASWGTTPDPVDWGLRPESCQVLAGGIVVSPETQALMQPLPYAETGWALLTFDPAKSLGVLANHWGLNAEEAYDWADRQGQDFTSYDHAGEALAALKGGEVGRVLSLREEAEWLQGQLPGARVQEVSDLPRHTLALGMWKNSITLKRALTAALPQNPGEAVRR